In Tamandua tetradactyla isolate mTamTet1 chromosome 7, mTamTet1.pri, whole genome shotgun sequence, the following are encoded in one genomic region:
- the RHEBL1 gene encoding GTPase RhebL1 isoform X1, with protein MPLVRYRKVVILGYRSVGKTSLAHQFVEGEFLEGYDPTVENTYSKIMTLGKDEFHLHLVDTAGQDEYSILPYSFIIGVHGYVLVYSVTSLHSFQVIESLYQKLHESHGKTRLPVVLVGNKADLSPDREVQAVEGKKLAESWGATFMESSARENQLTQAIFTKIIQEIARIENSYGQERRCRLM; from the exons ATGCCGCTAGTCCGCTACAGGAAGGTGGTCATCCTCGGATACCGCTCTGTAG GGAAGACATCTTTGGCACATCAGTTTGTGGAAGGCGAGTTCTTGGAGGGCTATGATCCTACAGTGGAAAATA cttaCAGCAAGATAATGACTCTTGGCAAAGATGAGTTTCACTTACACCTGGTGGATACAGCAGGGCAG gaTGAATACAGCATTCTGCCCTATTCATTCATCATTGGGGTCCATGGTTATGTGCTTGTATATTCTGTCACCTCTCTCCATAG CTTCCAAGTCATTGAGAGTCTGTACCAAAAGCTGCATGAAAGCCATGGGAAAACTCG GCTGCCGGTGGTGCTAGTGGGAAACAAGGCAGATCTCTCTCCAGACAG GGAGGTCCAGGCAGTTGAAGGGAAGAAGCTGGCAGAGTCCTGGGGTGCAACATTTATGGAGTCATCTGCTCGTGAAAACCAG CTGACTCAAGCCATCTTCACCAAAATCATCCAGGAGATTGCCCGCATAGAGAATTCCTATGGGCAAGAGCGTCGCTGCCGTCTCATGTGA
- the RHEBL1 gene encoding GTPase RhebL1 isoform X2 yields the protein MPLVRYRKVVILGYRSVAYSKIMTLGKDEFHLHLVDTAGQDEYSILPYSFIIGVHGYVLVYSVTSLHSFQVIESLYQKLHESHGKTRLPVVLVGNKADLSPDREVQAVEGKKLAESWGATFMESSARENQLTQAIFTKIIQEIARIENSYGQERRCRLM from the exons ATGCCGCTAGTCCGCTACAGGAAGGTGGTCATCCTCGGATACCGCTCTGTAG cttaCAGCAAGATAATGACTCTTGGCAAAGATGAGTTTCACTTACACCTGGTGGATACAGCAGGGCAG gaTGAATACAGCATTCTGCCCTATTCATTCATCATTGGGGTCCATGGTTATGTGCTTGTATATTCTGTCACCTCTCTCCATAG CTTCCAAGTCATTGAGAGTCTGTACCAAAAGCTGCATGAAAGCCATGGGAAAACTCG GCTGCCGGTGGTGCTAGTGGGAAACAAGGCAGATCTCTCTCCAGACAG GGAGGTCCAGGCAGTTGAAGGGAAGAAGCTGGCAGAGTCCTGGGGTGCAACATTTATGGAGTCATCTGCTCGTGAAAACCAG CTGACTCAAGCCATCTTCACCAAAATCATCCAGGAGATTGCCCGCATAGAGAATTCCTATGGGCAAGAGCGTCGCTGCCGTCTCATGTGA